Proteins encoded within one genomic window of Pectobacterium araliae:
- the sthA gene encoding Si-specific NAD(P)(+) transhydrogenase — MTLEHQFDYDAIVIGSGPGGEGAAMGLAKHGAKIAVIERHYNVGGGCTHWGTIPSKALRHAVSRIIEFNQNPLYSDNSRIIRSSFSDILRHADSVIGQQTRMRQGFYERNQCELFSGEASFIDAHTIAVHYPDNTHETLTAANIIIATGSRPYHPADVDFDHPRIYDSDSILQLDHEPQHVIIYGAGVIGCEYASIFRGLSVKVDLINTRDRLLAFLDQEMSDALSYHFWNNGVVIRHNEEFESIEGLSDGVIVNLKSGKKMKADCLLYANGRTGNTETLGLENIGLSTDSRGQLKVNSMYQTALAHIYAIGDVIGYPSLASAAYDQGRLAAQAIIKGDASAHLIEDIPTGIYTIPEISSVGKTEQELTAMKVPYEVGRAQFKHLARAQIVGMNVGSLKILFHRETKQILGIHCFGERAAEIIHIGQAIMEQKGEGNTIEYFVNTTFNYPTMAEAYRVAALNGLNRLF; from the coding sequence ATGACTCTAGAACATCAATTCGATTATGATGCCATCGTTATTGGTTCCGGTCCCGGCGGTGAAGGTGCAGCAATGGGATTGGCCAAGCACGGCGCCAAAATTGCGGTGATTGAACGTCACTACAATGTCGGCGGCGGCTGTACCCACTGGGGTACGATTCCTTCCAAAGCCCTCCGCCACGCCGTCAGCCGTATTATCGAGTTCAATCAAAACCCCCTCTACAGTGACAACTCCCGTATTATTCGCTCCTCATTTTCCGACATCCTGCGCCACGCCGACAGCGTCATTGGTCAGCAAACCCGTATGCGGCAAGGGTTTTATGAGCGTAATCAGTGCGAATTGTTTTCCGGTGAAGCCAGCTTCATCGATGCACACACGATTGCCGTTCACTACCCAGACAATACCCATGAGACGCTGACCGCCGCGAATATCATTATCGCGACCGGTTCACGTCCATATCATCCGGCAGACGTCGATTTCGACCACCCACGCATTTACGATAGCGACTCTATACTGCAACTCGACCACGAACCCCAGCACGTCATCATCTATGGTGCAGGCGTTATCGGCTGCGAATACGCCTCTATCTTTCGCGGCCTGAGCGTTAAGGTCGATCTAATCAACACCCGCGATAGGTTGTTGGCTTTTCTCGATCAGGAAATGTCAGATGCCTTGTCCTACCACTTTTGGAACAACGGCGTGGTGATTCGCCACAACGAAGAATTCGAGAGTATTGAAGGGCTGTCTGATGGCGTTATCGTCAACCTGAAATCCGGCAAAAAGATGAAGGCAGACTGCCTGCTCTATGCCAACGGACGCACAGGAAACACGGAAACGCTGGGGCTGGAAAATATCGGCCTGAGCACCGACAGTCGCGGTCAACTCAAGGTCAACAGCATGTACCAGACCGCGCTGGCGCATATTTATGCTATCGGTGATGTTATCGGCTACCCCAGCCTGGCATCCGCCGCTTACGATCAGGGTCGGCTCGCCGCGCAGGCGATCATCAAAGGCGATGCTAGCGCACATCTGATCGAAGATATCCCCACTGGTATTTATACCATCCCGGAAATCAGCTCCGTAGGGAAAACCGAGCAAGAACTCACCGCGATGAAAGTGCCTTATGAAGTCGGGCGCGCGCAGTTTAAACATCTGGCACGGGCGCAGATTGTCGGAATGAACGTGGGGAGTTTGAAGATTCTGTTTCACCGTGAGACAAAACAGATTCTGGGTATTCACTGCTTTGGTGAGCGCGCCGCTGAGATTATCCACATCGGTCAGGCCATCATGGAACAGAAAGGTGAAGGTAATACTATCGAATATTTCGTTAATACCACCTTCAACTATCCAACCATGGCAGAAGCGTACCGCGTAGCGGCGCTGAACGGACTTAACCGCTTATTTTGA
- the oxyR gene encoding DNA-binding transcriptional regulator OxyR, which yields MNIRDLEYLVALAEHRHFRRAADSCHVSQPTLSGQIRKLEDELGVMLLERTSRKVLFTQAGLLLVEQARTVLREVKVLKEMASQQGETMSGPLHIGLIPTVGPYLLPQIIPMLHRTFPKLEMYLHEAQTHQLLAQLDSGKLDCAILAMVKESEAFIEVPLFDEPMKLAIYQDHPWANRERVAMSDLAGEKLLMLEDGHCLRDQAMGFCFQAGADEDTHFRATSLETLRNMVAAGSGITLLPALSVPHERERDGVCYLPCYKPEPKRTIALVYRPGSPLRGRYEQLADTIREHMQGYMETLSK from the coding sequence ATGAATATTCGGGACTTAGAGTATCTTGTCGCGCTGGCAGAACATCGTCACTTTCGGCGTGCGGCAGATTCTTGCCATGTGAGTCAGCCAACACTCAGTGGACAAATTCGCAAACTGGAAGATGAGCTAGGCGTGATGCTGTTGGAGCGGACCAGCCGCAAGGTCTTGTTTACGCAAGCCGGGCTGCTGTTGGTCGAGCAGGCGCGAACGGTATTACGCGAGGTCAAGGTATTAAAAGAGATGGCGAGTCAGCAGGGCGAAACCATGTCGGGGCCGTTGCATATTGGCTTGATCCCTACTGTGGGGCCTTATCTGCTGCCGCAAATTATTCCGATGCTGCATCGCACCTTCCCCAAACTCGAAATGTATCTGCACGAAGCGCAAACCCATCAACTGCTCGCGCAATTGGACAGCGGCAAACTGGACTGTGCCATTCTGGCGATGGTGAAAGAGTCTGAAGCCTTTATCGAAGTTCCTCTGTTTGACGAGCCGATGAAGCTAGCGATTTATCAGGATCACCCTTGGGCAAACCGCGAACGTGTGGCAATGTCTGATCTGGCGGGTGAAAAGCTGCTGATGCTGGAAGACGGTCACTGTCTGCGCGACCAGGCGATGGGATTCTGTTTTCAGGCCGGAGCAGATGAAGATACGCATTTCCGGGCGACCAGCCTAGAGACACTGCGCAACATGGTCGCAGCCGGAAGTGGGATTACGTTGTTGCCAGCGCTATCAGTACCGCACGAGCGCGAGCGCGATGGCGTCTGCTATTTACCGTGCTATAAACCAGAGCCTAAGCGCACTATCGCGCTGGTGTACCGCCCCGGTTCACCGCTGCGCGGACGCTATGAGCAGCTTGCTGATACCATCCGCGAGCACATGCAGGGTTATATGGAAACCCTGTCAAAATAA
- the metF gene encoding methylenetetrahydrofolate reductase produces the protein MSFFHANQREALNQSLAELQGRINVSFEFFPPRTSDMEETLWNSIDRLSSLKPKFVSVTYGANSGERDRTHSIIKTIKERTGLEAAPHLTCIDASREQLREIAQDYWESGIRHIVALRGDLPPEGGKPDMYAADLVSLLKEVGDFDISVAAYPEVHPEAKSAQADLINLKHKIDAGANRAITQFFFDVESYLRFRDRCVATGIDVEIVPGILPVSNFKQLQKFATMTNVRVPNWMTSVFDGLDNDPETRKMVGASIAMDMVKILSREGVKDFHFYTLNRAELSYAICHTLGVRPEVAR, from the coding sequence ATGAGCTTTTTTCACGCAAACCAGCGGGAAGCGCTGAATCAAAGTCTGGCGGAATTGCAGGGACGAATTAATGTGTCATTCGAATTTTTCCCGCCACGTACCAGCGACATGGAAGAAACTCTGTGGAACTCGATTGATCGACTGAGCAGCCTGAAGCCCAAGTTTGTTTCTGTGACCTACGGGGCGAATTCCGGCGAGCGTGACCGTACTCACAGCATTATCAAAACGATTAAAGAGCGTACTGGTTTGGAAGCAGCACCCCACCTGACCTGTATCGACGCTTCGCGTGAACAGCTGCGTGAAATCGCGCAAGATTACTGGGAGAGTGGTATCCGTCATATTGTCGCGCTGCGCGGCGATTTGCCTCCTGAAGGCGGCAAACCGGACATGTATGCGGCCGATTTGGTTTCCCTGCTGAAAGAGGTTGGCGATTTCGATATCTCGGTTGCTGCCTATCCTGAAGTGCATCCTGAAGCCAAAAGCGCGCAGGCTGACCTGATTAACCTCAAGCATAAAATTGATGCGGGTGCGAATCGCGCTATCACACAGTTCTTTTTCGACGTAGAAAGCTATTTGCGGTTCCGTGACCGCTGCGTGGCTACAGGCATCGATGTAGAGATCGTGCCGGGGATTTTACCAGTATCAAACTTCAAGCAGTTGCAAAAATTCGCCACGATGACAAATGTGCGCGTGCCGAACTGGATGACAAGCGTGTTTGACGGTCTGGATAACGACCCGGAAACCCGCAAAATGGTTGGTGCCTCTATTGCGATGGACATGGTGAAAATCCTGAGCCGCGAAGGGGTAAAAGATTTCCACTTCTATACGTTGAATCGCGCTGAGTTGAGCTACGCGATTTGCCACACGCTGGGTGTGCGCCCAGAAGTGGCACGCTAA
- a CDS encoding bifunctional aspartate kinase/homoserine dehydrogenase II, with translation MSALGVAPSVTGRQLHKFGGSSLADVKCYLRVAGIMAEYSHPGDLMVVSAAGSTTNQLISWLKLSQSDRLSAHQVQQALRRYHSELIAGLLPAQEAETLTARFIRDLERLAALLDGKMTDAVYAEVVGHGEIWSARLMSALLNHRDMNAAWLDARDFLCAERAAQPQVDEGRSWPLLQQYLAQHAGQRLVVTGFICRNDAGETVLLGRNGSDYSATQIGALAGVERVTIWSDVAGVYSADPRKVKDACLLPLLRLDEASELARLAAPVLHTRTLQPVSGSDIDLQLRCSYQPEQGSTRIERVLASGTGAKIVTSHDDVCLIEVQVPSEHDFALLQKEVEQLLNRAQLKPLAIGAHQDRSLLQLCYTSEVVESALQLLAQANLPVELSQRDGLAMVAMVGAGVGKNPLHSHRFYQQLKDQPIEFIRQADDGISLVAVLRVGPTEHLIRGLHHSLFRAEKRIGLVLFGKGNIGSRWLELFAREQSNLSARTGFEFVLAGVVDSTRSLLNYDGLDASRALAFFESEAQERDGEDLFLWMRAHPFDDLVVLDVTASESVADLYLDFASYGFHVISANKLAGASGGNNYRQIRDAFAKTDRHWLYNATVGAGLPVNFAVRDLRESGDSILAISGIFSGTLSWLFLQFDGTVPFTDLVDQACQQGLTEPDPRVDLSGQDVMRKLVILAREAGYDIEPSQVRVESLVPPGCEQGSVDYFFENGDSLNEQMLQRLEAAQEMGLVLRHVARFDSNGKARVGVEAVRPDHPLASLLPGDNVFAIESRWYRDNPLVIRGPGAGRDVTAGALQSDLSRLAQLL, from the coding sequence ATGAGTGCATTAGGAGTAGCGCCATCGGTAACAGGCCGACAACTGCATAAGTTTGGCGGTAGCAGTCTGGCCGATGTGAAGTGTTACCTGCGCGTAGCCGGTATTATGGCGGAATATAGCCACCCCGGTGATTTGATGGTGGTGTCTGCCGCAGGCAGTACCACCAACCAGCTGATTAGCTGGTTGAAACTGAGCCAGAGCGACCGTCTGTCGGCGCATCAGGTTCAGCAGGCATTACGCCGCTATCACAGTGAACTGATTGCCGGACTTCTACCTGCGCAAGAGGCAGAGACGCTGACAGCCCGGTTTATTCGCGATCTGGAGCGTTTGGCTGCGCTGCTGGATGGCAAGATGACGGATGCCGTCTACGCCGAAGTGGTTGGGCACGGTGAAATCTGGTCAGCTCGTTTGATGTCGGCGTTGCTGAATCACCGCGATATGAATGCAGCCTGGCTGGATGCGCGTGATTTTCTCTGCGCGGAACGTGCCGCGCAGCCGCAGGTTGATGAAGGTCGTTCCTGGCCGCTGTTGCAGCAATATCTGGCGCAACATGCCGGGCAGCGTTTAGTGGTAACCGGTTTTATCTGCCGTAATGACGCGGGTGAGACGGTACTGCTGGGACGTAACGGAAGTGACTACTCTGCGACACAAATCGGTGCGCTGGCCGGGGTTGAACGTGTAACCATTTGGAGCGACGTCGCCGGGGTGTATAGCGCTGACCCACGCAAAGTGAAAGATGCCTGCCTGCTGCCGCTGCTGCGGTTGGATGAAGCCAGCGAACTGGCACGTCTGGCTGCGCCGGTGCTGCATACGCGTACCTTACAGCCTGTTTCTGGTAGCGATATCGACTTGCAACTGCGTTGCAGCTATCAGCCTGAACAAGGGTCGACGCGCATCGAACGCGTGTTGGCCTCGGGTACGGGTGCCAAAATTGTCACCAGCCACGACGATGTATGCCTGATTGAAGTTCAGGTTCCTTCTGAACACGATTTCGCTCTGTTGCAAAAAGAAGTCGAACAACTTCTGAACCGTGCGCAGTTGAAACCGCTGGCAATCGGCGCTCATCAGGATCGTAGCCTGTTGCAACTGTGCTATACCTCTGAAGTGGTGGAAAGCGCATTACAGTTGCTGGCACAAGCCAACCTGCCAGTGGAACTCAGCCAGCGTGATGGGTTGGCGATGGTGGCGATGGTCGGTGCGGGCGTGGGTAAAAATCCACTGCATAGCCACCGTTTCTACCAGCAGTTGAAAGATCAGCCGATTGAATTTATCCGTCAGGCCGATGATGGCATCAGCCTGGTTGCTGTGCTGCGTGTTGGTCCGACGGAGCATTTAATTCGTGGGCTGCACCATTCGTTGTTCCGGGCGGAAAAGCGTATCGGTCTGGTGCTGTTCGGCAAGGGAAATATAGGTTCACGCTGGCTGGAGCTGTTTGCGCGTGAGCAGAGCAACCTGTCTGCCCGTACCGGTTTTGAGTTTGTACTGGCTGGCGTGGTGGACAGTACGCGCAGCCTATTGAACTATGATGGGTTGGATGCCAGCCGCGCATTGGCCTTCTTCGAAAGTGAAGCGCAAGAGCGGGATGGCGAAGATCTGTTTCTGTGGATGCGTGCACATCCCTTTGATGATTTGGTGGTGCTGGATGTCACCGCCAGTGAGTCGGTCGCCGATCTGTATCTGGATTTCGCCAGCTACGGCTTCCATGTCATCAGTGCCAACAAACTGGCGGGTGCCTCCGGCGGCAATAACTATCGCCAAATCCGTGATGCGTTCGCGAAAACGGATCGCCACTGGCTGTATAACGCGACCGTCGGCGCAGGGTTGCCGGTCAACTTTGCGGTACGCGATCTGCGGGAAAGTGGCGACAGTATTCTGGCGATCAGCGGGATTTTCTCCGGTACGCTCTCCTGGTTGTTTTTGCAGTTCGACGGCACCGTACCGTTCACCGATCTGGTCGATCAGGCGTGCCAGCAGGGGCTGACCGAACCCGATCCGCGCGTTGACCTGTCTGGTCAGGACGTTATGCGCAAGCTGGTGATTCTGGCACGTGAGGCGGGATATGATATCGAACCGAGTCAGGTGCGGGTTGAGTCGCTAGTGCCGCCGGGCTGTGAACAGGGATCAGTCGATTACTTCTTCGAGAACGGTGATTCGCTGAACGAACAGATGCTGCAACGTCTGGAAGCGGCACAGGAAATGGGCTTAGTTCTGCGTCATGTCGCACGCTTCGACAGCAACGGCAAAGCACGTGTGGGCGTTGAAGCGGTTCGCCCCGATCATCCGCTGGCCTCGCTATTGCCGGGTGATAACGTGTTTGCGATTGAAAGCCGTTGGTATCGGGATAACCCGTTGGTTATCCGTGGGCCAGGTGCAGGGCGCGATGTCACCGCTGGTGCGCTTCAATCTGACCTCAGTCGTTTAGCGCAGTTGTTGTAG
- the metB gene encoding cystathionine gamma-synthase, whose amino-acid sequence MTRKQATIAVRSGLNDDEQYGCVVPPIHLSSTYNFTGFNQPRAHDYSRRGNPTRDVVQRALAELEGGAGAVMTSSGMSAIMLVCTVFLRPGDLLVAPHDCYGGSYRLFDSLSKRGAFRVKFVDQSDTDALNAALAEKPKLVLVESPSNPLLRVVDIAAICQAARDAGAVSVVDNTFLSPALQKPLELGADLVVHSCTKYLNGHSDVVAGAVIAKDSDTITELAWWANNIGVTGAAFDSYLLLRGLRTLSPRMAAAQRNAQQVVEFLQTQPLVKALYHPSLPNNPGHDIARRQQSGFGAMLSFELDGDEDTLRRFLASLELFTLAESLGGVESLISHAATMTHAGMAPEARAAAGISETLLRISTGIEDGDDLVADLDRAFQAAAKR is encoded by the coding sequence ATGACGCGTAAACAGGCAACGATCGCAGTCCGCAGTGGGTTAAATGATGATGAACAGTATGGCTGCGTTGTCCCCCCCATTCACCTTTCCAGCACGTATAACTTTACCGGATTCAACCAGCCACGCGCACATGACTATTCGCGCCGCGGTAACCCCACGCGTGATGTGGTACAGCGTGCGCTCGCCGAACTCGAAGGTGGCGCGGGGGCGGTAATGACGAGCAGCGGGATGTCGGCGATTATGCTGGTTTGCACGGTGTTCCTGCGTCCCGGCGATCTGCTGGTGGCACCGCATGATTGCTACGGCGGCAGCTATCGTCTGTTTGACAGCCTGAGCAAGCGCGGTGCGTTTCGCGTTAAATTTGTCGATCAAAGTGATACTGATGCGCTCAACGCGGCGTTGGCAGAAAAGCCGAAATTGGTGCTGGTGGAAAGCCCGAGCAATCCGCTACTGCGCGTTGTGGATATTGCCGCGATTTGCCAGGCGGCGCGGGACGCGGGCGCCGTCAGCGTGGTGGATAACACCTTCCTGAGCCCAGCATTGCAGAAACCGCTGGAGCTGGGCGCCGATCTGGTGGTGCATTCGTGTACCAAGTACCTGAATGGCCACTCTGATGTGGTCGCAGGTGCGGTGATCGCCAAAGATTCCGATACCATCACTGAACTGGCCTGGTGGGCGAACAACATTGGCGTCACGGGCGCGGCGTTTGACAGCTATCTGCTGCTCCGTGGCCTGCGTACTTTATCGCCGCGTATGGCGGCCGCGCAGCGTAATGCGCAACAAGTGGTTGAATTCTTACAGACGCAGCCGCTCGTGAAGGCGTTGTACCATCCTTCACTGCCGAACAATCCCGGCCATGATATTGCCCGCCGTCAACAATCTGGCTTTGGCGCTATGCTAAGTTTTGAGCTGGATGGAGATGAAGACACCCTGCGGCGTTTTCTGGCATCGCTGGAGCTGTTTACGCTGGCCGAATCGCTGGGCGGGGTGGAAAGCCTTATCTCGCATGCGGCAACGATGACGCATGCGGGTATGGCACCGGAGGCGCGTGCCGCCGCGGGTATCTCTGAAACATTACTGCGTATTTCTACCGGTATTGAAGACGGCGATGATCTGGTTGCCGATCTGGATCGTGCGTTTCAAGCCGCAGCCAAGAGGTAA
- the metJ gene encoding met regulon transcriptional regulator MetJ produces the protein MAEWNGEYVSPYAEHGKKSEQVKKITVSIPLKVLKILTDERTRRQVNNLRHATNSELLCEAFLHAFTGQPLPNDEDLRKERSDEIPEAAKIIMREMGIDPDTWEY, from the coding sequence ATGGCTGAGTGGAACGGCGAGTATGTCAGCCCTTACGCTGAACACGGTAAAAAAAGCGAACAGGTCAAGAAGATAACAGTATCTATCCCGCTGAAAGTATTAAAGATACTGACCGACGAACGCACACGTCGCCAGGTGAATAACCTGCGCCACGCCACCAACAGCGAGCTATTGTGCGAAGCATTTCTGCATGCGTTCACAGGTCAGCCTTTACCGAATGATGAAGACCTGCGTAAAGAGCGCAGCGATGAAATTCCTGAAGCAGCGAAAATCATCATGCGTGAAATGGGCATCGACCCAGATACGTGGGAGTACTGA
- a CDS encoding type II toxin-antitoxin system HicB family antitoxin, translating to MGGVFVLGLRETSRNMIIANAKEAITGHIELLVEMGQDIPSVSSVGQLAKNAEYAGYTWAVVDIDVTRLMGGSEKINVTLPKSLIDHIDRCIASNPEFKSRSGFLAQVALGRISSSR from the coding sequence TTGGGCGGCGTCTTCGTTCTGGGGCTGCGGGAAACAAGCAGGAATATGATCATCGCAAATGCTAAAGAGGCGATTACCGGACATATCGAACTGCTGGTCGAAATGGGCCAGGATATTCCCAGCGTGTCGTCAGTCGGCCAACTGGCAAAAAACGCCGAATACGCTGGATACACGTGGGCAGTTGTTGATATCGATGTGACGCGTTTAATGGGCGGGTCAGAAAAAATTAATGTCACGCTGCCTAAGTCGCTGATTGACCATATTGATCGTTGCATCGCGAGTAACCCAGAATTTAAAAGTCGCTCGGGTTTTCTCGCACAGGTAGCATTAGGGCGAATTTCGTCTTCCCGATGA
- the rpmE gene encoding 50S ribosomal protein L31: MKKGIHPNYSEITVTCSCGNVIKTHSTVGRDLNLDVCGECHPFYTGKQRDVASGGRVDRFNKRFSVPGAKK; the protein is encoded by the coding sequence ATGAAAAAAGGTATTCACCCGAATTATTCTGAAATTACCGTAACTTGCTCTTGCGGTAATGTGATCAAAACCCATTCTACTGTGGGTCGTGACCTGAACCTGGACGTCTGTGGCGAATGCCACCCGTTCTACACCGGCAAACAACGTGATGTTGCAAGCGGTGGCCGTGTTGACCGCTTCAACAAGCGTTTCTCCGTTCCAGGCGCTAAAAAATAA
- the priA gene encoding primosomal protein N' translates to MSVAQVALPVPLARTFDYLLPAGGIAPQVGTRVSVSFGNRKAIGIITALSDTSELPLEQLKPVHDVLDEQPLFPPSLWRILLWAVEYYHYPIGEVLFHALPILLRQGKPAHRAPLWQWFATEQGRATPLSTLKRAAKQQQALAALLQSPLYRHQVSEIGLTETALQALRSKGLCELQAAEQTPHDWRQSFSMATDRLRLNTEQATAVGAIRSEDNHFAAWLLAGITGSGKTEVYLSVLENVLAQGKQALVLVPEIGLTPQTIARFRERFNAPVDVLHSALNDSERLAVWLRARSGEAAIVIGTRSALFTPFARLGLIVIDEEHDSSYKQQEGWRYHARDLAVFRAREEDIPIVMGTATPALETLYNVQIGKYRRLNLTKRAGNAALAKQHVIDLKGLPLTTGLSQPLITRIRHHLTNDNQVILFLNRRGFAPVVMCHECGWIAECQRCDHYYTYHQHQKMLRCHHCDSQRPVPQQCPGCGSTNMVPVGLGTEQLEQSLAPIFPDVPITRIDRDTTSRKGALEQQLSQVRQGGARLLIGTQMLAKGHHFPDVTLVALLDVDGSLFSADFRAAERFAQLYTQVAGRAGRAGKAGEVALQTHHPEHPLLQTLLHQGYDAFASQALTERKSVFLPPYTSHILFRADDHDNQQAALFLQQLRNLLEASPLRDESLWLLGPVPALQPKRAGRFRWQLLLQHPSRALLQKLVRTSLALIGTLPQARKVKWVLDVDPTDG, encoded by the coding sequence ATGTCTGTCGCTCAGGTCGCTTTGCCCGTGCCACTGGCACGTACATTCGATTATTTGCTACCCGCAGGAGGAATCGCTCCGCAGGTTGGCACTCGCGTCAGTGTCTCCTTTGGTAACCGTAAAGCCATCGGCATTATTACCGCGCTGAGCGACACCAGCGAACTTCCGCTTGAGCAATTAAAACCCGTGCATGACGTGCTGGACGAGCAGCCACTGTTCCCGCCCAGCCTGTGGCGTATTTTGCTGTGGGCAGTCGAGTACTATCACTACCCGATTGGCGAAGTGCTGTTCCACGCGCTGCCGATACTACTGCGTCAGGGGAAACCCGCCCACCGCGCGCCGCTCTGGCAGTGGTTTGCTACCGAACAAGGCCGGGCAACGCCACTCAGCACGCTCAAACGCGCCGCGAAACAGCAGCAGGCGCTGGCGGCCTTGCTTCAGTCACCGCTTTATCGCCATCAGGTAAGCGAAATCGGGCTGACGGAGACGGCATTGCAGGCGCTGCGTAGCAAAGGGCTGTGCGAATTACAGGCCGCCGAGCAAACGCCTCATGACTGGCGTCAAAGCTTTAGCATGGCAACCGACCGCCTGCGCCTGAATACTGAACAGGCCACTGCTGTCGGCGCGATCCGCAGCGAAGATAACCACTTTGCCGCCTGGCTGCTCGCAGGCATCACCGGCTCGGGCAAAACCGAAGTCTATCTCAGCGTGCTGGAAAACGTGCTGGCACAGGGCAAACAGGCGCTGGTATTAGTACCGGAAATTGGCCTGACGCCGCAAACCATCGCCCGCTTCCGTGAACGGTTTAACGCCCCAGTGGATGTGCTGCACTCGGCACTCAACGACAGCGAACGCCTCGCCGTTTGGCTACGCGCCCGTAGCGGTGAAGCCGCGATCGTTATCGGGACACGGTCAGCGTTATTTACCCCGTTTGCCCGCTTGGGGCTGATTGTGATCGATGAAGAGCACGACAGTTCTTACAAACAGCAGGAAGGCTGGCGCTATCACGCCCGTGATTTGGCGGTCTTTCGTGCCAGAGAAGAAGACATTCCGATCGTCATGGGAACGGCAACACCCGCGCTGGAAACGCTGTATAACGTCCAGATCGGCAAGTATCGACGCTTGAATCTGACCAAAAGAGCGGGCAATGCCGCGTTGGCCAAACAGCACGTGATCGATCTGAAAGGGTTGCCGCTGACAACCGGGTTATCTCAACCGCTAATTACCCGCATCCGACACCATCTGACGAACGATAATCAGGTCATTCTTTTCCTCAATCGTCGCGGCTTCGCCCCCGTGGTGATGTGCCACGAATGCGGCTGGATTGCCGAATGTCAGCGCTGCGATCACTACTATACCTACCACCAGCATCAGAAAATGTTGCGCTGCCATCACTGCGACAGCCAGCGCCCGGTTCCGCAACAATGCCCCGGCTGCGGCTCGACCAATATGGTGCCCGTCGGTCTGGGCACCGAGCAGTTAGAGCAGAGTCTTGCTCCGATCTTTCCAGATGTCCCAATCACCCGCATCGACCGTGATACCACCAGCCGTAAAGGCGCGCTTGAGCAGCAGCTCTCACAGGTCAGACAGGGAGGCGCACGCCTTCTTATCGGTACACAGATGTTAGCAAAAGGCCACCATTTCCCTGACGTAACACTCGTCGCCTTGCTGGACGTGGACGGTTCTCTGTTCTCCGCCGACTTCCGTGCGGCCGAACGTTTTGCCCAGCTTTATACTCAGGTAGCTGGACGTGCGGGGCGTGCGGGTAAAGCGGGCGAAGTCGCACTGCAAACGCATCACCCAGAACACCCGCTATTACAAACGCTGCTGCACCAAGGCTACGATGCCTTTGCCAGCCAGGCACTCACCGAACGAAAGAGTGTTTTTCTGCCGCCGTATACCAGCCATATCCTCTTCCGCGCTGACGATCACGATAATCAGCAGGCTGCCTTATTTCTCCAGCAGTTGCGTAATTTACTGGAGGCGAGCCCGCTACGGGATGAGTCACTTTGGCTACTGGGCCCAGTGCCCGCTTTACAGCCCAAACGCGCAGGACGTTTCCGCTGGCAGCTCCTGCTACAGCACCCTTCCAGAGCGTTGTTACAAAAACTGGTCAGAACATCGTTGGCGCTAATCGGCACGCTGCCGCAGGCTCGCAAAGTGAAATGGGTGCTGGATGTCGACCCCACGGACGGTTAG